A single region of the Coregonus clupeaformis isolate EN_2021a chromosome 16, ASM2061545v1, whole genome shotgun sequence genome encodes:
- the si:dkey-88e18.2 gene encoding interleukin-12 subunit beta, whose product MTVIPWFVMLLCVILQIVNGLTSFHDIYMVDKGDSLVTLTCPTAFSGAMTWKYEGETEYFDHTQVQGHNLILNEVDWHGEYSCWDGDRKLGSIYLLDELKDPEEPDDSLISCSAKSYGCTFNCSWTRSEFTAVRLGLGHDCTDSQDSCTWVYPTASLQDGGFEFELTHSLSPYTEETAPLVVTAEAITRQEYLRRTKRFYLRDIVQPDSPAGVKCQVMDQRLKVKVEPPATWNCPPSYFPLEHQIGYIFKDNGKEEHSMIPLIPRGVSKLRARSRDPLVPSPWSQWTPWKNVVAGGKKEEKHKRQRKGKDSIRCKTGEKKGTKTKSRSAFTANE is encoded by the exons aTGACTGTAATACCATGGTTCGTCATGCTCCTCTGTGTTATTCTACAAATAGTGAATGGCCTCACCTCCTTCCACGacatct ACATGGTGGATAAGGGGGACAGTTTGGTGACTCTGACATGTCCCACGGCATTCTCTGGTGCTATGACGTGGAAGTACGAGGGCGAGACTGAGTATTTCGACCACACTCAGGTCCAAGGCCATAACCTGATACTGAATGAGGTGGACTGGCATGGAGAATACAGCTGCTGGGATGGAGACAGGAAACTAGGATCAATCTATCTACTGGATGAGCTGAAGGACCCGGAGGAGCCggacg atTCTCTAATCAGCTGTTCGGCCAAGTCTTATGGCTGCACCTTTAACTGTAGCTGGACCCGCAGTGAATTCACCGCTGTCCGCCTTGGGCTGGGCCATGACTG TACTGACAGCCAGGACTCTTGCACCTGGGTGTACCCAACGGCCAGCCTTCAAGATGGAGGGTTTGAGTTTGAACTGACCCATTCGCTTTCACCCTACACTGAGGAGACCGCTCCCCTAGTGGTCACTGCTGAGGCCATCACCAGGCAGGAGTACCTCAGGAGGACTAAGAGGTTCTACCTACGCGACATTG TCCAGCCAGACAGTCCTGCAGGGGTGAAGTGCCAGGTGATGGATCAGAGATTGAAGGTGAAAGTAGAACCACCAGCCACCTGGAACTGTCCTCCCAGCTACTTCCCTCTGGAGCACCAGATAGGATACATATTTAAAGACAACGGCaag GAGGAGCACTCTATGATTCCTCTAATCCCTAGAGGGGTCAGTAAACTGAGGGCCCGCTCCAGAGACCCCCTGGTCCCTTCCCCCTGGAGCCAGTGGACCCCCTGGAAAAAT GTGGTTGCAGGAGGCAAGAAGGAGGAGAAACACAAAAGGCAACGCAAAGGAAAAGATAGCATCCGCTGCAAGACAGGAGAAAAGAAGGGGACCAAGACTAAGTCAAGATCTGCATTCACTGCTAATGAATAA